One window of the Rhodothermales bacterium genome contains the following:
- a CDS encoding DUF411 domain-containing protein, whose translation MMVYKSPTCGCCSKWVEYLRANGMEVKTQDIEDMGSIKERFGVPGRLSSCHTAVVGGYIVEGHVPIEDIKKLLQDRPNATGITAPGMPVGSPGMEVEGRAADKYDIILFDANGNQSVFASH comes from the coding sequence ATGATGGTCTACAAGAGCCCGACATGCGGCTGTTGCTCGAAGTGGGTCGAATACCTTCGCGCCAACGGCATGGAGGTCAAGACGCAGGATATCGAGGACATGGGGTCCATCAAGGAACGTTTCGGCGTTCCGGGCCGGCTTTCGTCGTGCCATACGGCCGTCGTCGGCGGGTACATCGTCGAGGGCCACGTGCCGATCGAGGACATCAAGAAGCTGCTGCAGGATCGCCCGAACGCGACCGGCATCACGGCGCCGGGCATGCCGGTCGGCTCGCCGGGCATGGAAGTGGAAGGCCGCGCGGCCGACAAATACGACATCATCCTGTTCGACGCGAACGGCAACCAGTCCGTCTTCGCCTCGCACTGA